TATTAAGTACTCACCACCACAAATCAGTAACTAGGTTTAAAAATGTATGGTGTTGGAAGTTTCCAAAAATGATACTTTGTCTTGCAACTGTGGATATAGCTGGGTAACATTTGCCAGTGTAGACATACTACCTGAATGTGTCACTTGGGCAGAAGGATTTTAAACCTAAGATTCCTTGTCTGTGTAGTTCCAAACTGTATGATGTGAAGATAATTTACTTACCAAGATCTTTTTTTCCAGTGGAGACTGCTGACCTGCAGCAATCCTAGGATCTTTAGATGATGTACCCCAGGCCAATCTGGAAGATAAAAAAGCCAAGGTAGATTCAAATGTAGGAGGTGTCAGAACAAATCTGCTAATAGGGAGGACTACAGCAGGGCCACTTCCCCTATGGGAAACCACTGCATTCCTATGGTAGAAAATAATGAATGCTCTTTTAATACGAGGATCTTTCCTTTCATATGAACAAGCATACTTTTCCTGTGGACTCAGCGTGAACCACTGTGAATCTTGTATTGGGGATTGTGAGTGGGAAGAGACATGCTCCTTGGTGAGGTGTTGTCCAAGTACATCTGTGTCAGTCTGCTCAGTCCTCAAGCCTCCTTTGTGTTCTGAGACGATTGTAGGTTCTAGTTTTCTAGACGATTCTAGGTTTctagttttctcttcctgcagttTCTTGATCCGGGCCCTCTCTGACTCTATCAGCACATACAGCATTTCTGCCCTCTAATCTTTTGTTCTGAAATTCTGTTATTTGACTGCTCAGCCCTCTGCTTGCCTGACTAACAATGCCAATCATCCTTCACTCTAAATCCATTATGAGACTATTCCCTGTTGAACCCCTCAGGATGGCAATTTGTGGTTACTCTGGGTTTATTTATAGAGGAGGCTGATGGCAACACAAATGAAAACTATCAACTTTTATGTGTCATCCCTGGTCTAGCCTGAGTTTACTGTGATGTCGTATTTAAGCCACTGAGGATGCCTGGCATTTCCTCTGTATGCCTTTTATACCATTTACAGTTCAAAGGATGGTCTTTACAGTCTGACAGAGCTAGATCTGAAATCTAATTCTACCACTTCCTAGGTGTGTGACTCAGGGCAAGTAACTTCTgtcagctttctcatctataaaatggagatgtaaGACAAAAATCTGCCTCTCAGGGTTATAAAGAACAAATATGAATTAGATGTAAACAGCTtggtaagttctcaataaattctATCTATCTGTCCTTCACAGGTCAAGCTCCTGATTATAAAGTCTTTCCAGTCTACTCTGTCAGTGATCTTCCCTTCCTCTAAATACTTGACATATTTTAATTCTACAACTCATTTGAAAATTAATCGTGGTTTACACTGTGATATCTGTATTCACATAtcacttttaacattttgatgCTGAAATTTAGGCTCATAAGGAATGAAAACTGTAATTTATATCTACAAATATGATGCCTCTATATTGTTGGAAAGGATctgatattaaatatttggtCTCACTGACCTCTTAGGAACATTCTTATTTGTCTACGTAAGCTTATTTTGAGATTGTAAACGTATGATCATCTTACTTTTACTTCTCTGTACATGGCTTCTAGCACAATCCTTAACATTAGAGTCTGTGATCCCAAGTTCTCAAAATTAATGATTTGCTGATTGCTGATGATCCTTGACACATAATATCTGAGCGTCTTTTTAAATATCTGCCATAACattgtatctatttttattaaaccaTTTCCCAGTCTTCCTTGAAGTTTACAGATATGTTTGCTTTATATGCATGTTCTGGGCTCTAACATTTTGTACCTACTAGCACAGTTTTATTATATTCTAATTATTCATTCATGTTCCTTGAGGTCAGAGAACACAGATTTCAACTTTGCAGGCTCAGCCTCAGCTCAAAACCTGGcatagttgctcaataaatactttacTGATTAGACTGTGAGCTTTTGTTGGGAAAAGGATATGCCTTTTAATGCTTTGTTCCTTTACTGCAATTCACAGGGGATGTTGgctgtttttcaaattaaaaacagaaaactgaggAGGGTAGAATTTCAAGTTCCATTTTCAAAGGAGACACACAGATAAGTGAGAATAAAAACTGTCTACAACAATCAGCTCAACAACACGTCTCCCTTTGTAAGACAGAATAACAAGCAATTTCACAGTTAAGTGATAGGGCTTGTCACTCTTCAGCAGTTTGCTGAGTTTTAACCCTTTCACTATGGCGTTCTCTCCATTATTACAGAGAAAGGCAGATGGGAGCCTCTCCCAGCGAAAAGACTATAGCTTGTGTCCTTCACAGGAGAAAACAGTGATGGCTCCAGAACTTTTATATGAAGGAACTTAACACAGCTATCAGAGTGGATGGTGGTGGGAGGGCTAGCAGGAAACTAGTAAACAACTACAAGCTGCCCCTTCAGGGAAAGTTTCTACTTGGAATATAAGTTACAGATTAATGAAAATAGAAAGATTTCCCAAAGATACTTATTCTCATGTTTTATAAAAGATCAGGGAAATGTCAGCTGTCCACTTAACGGATGACGATAATGAATTAAGAGTTCGATAGGCGGCAGGCACAACTAAAAGCCAAACTCGACCTAAGTCTTATGAAATCCTACTTAATGAGCTTTCTTGACTACTGCTAGCCTCACTTATCTGGCAGGAGTCGAAGGAGAGGCAGCCCCAAGCTCTTCTGTTCCACCACCTCCAAAGTCCTGAACCCCTTCTCAAGTCTCCCACTTCATCCCTGCTTCCTTTCGTCCCGTGGGActaagcattcctcctgccttcaCTCTCACCACTTGCTGTCCCTCAAAAAGCCGACTCACCCCTTTCCAAGCGCAGTGAACCGTCCGCAAAGCACGAGGCCGGTTGCCAGCTGCAGAAAGCCCACGCTCGCCAGCGGGACCCAAGGAACGCTAGAACTATACGTCCCAGAACACTTAGCTTTGTTTTTAACTACGGTGCAGCCGCAAAAGGGAAATACCGGCTCAGGACCCAGGGGAGCTGTAGTTCTCTAATCCAAAGAAATCATTATTTGGCAACGTACGGTTTTCAGGGGGATATACCCCGCGACTGCGTTCCTGTAGGATGTGAGACAAAGAGAATAAATATCCCAGGATTGGGTGCTGGTGGGAAAATTTGCTGGAAGCGCAGCATTGGTTACCAATTTTGTGCTCAACCTCTCAGTACCAGGGTGAAAGTGGAGACGCAATCTCCCTTGGAAGACGTTAGTCTCCATCTCTAACGCTCCCGAGACACGGTTCGCAATTAATTACGACGTCACAGCCAATCGTCAGCGCGAAAGCCTGACGCTCTAGCCGGCTCTATCTCGCTGCCCCGCCGCGGGCGCAGAGCTGGCGCTCTAGCCCACGGAGTTGGTTAACTCCTCTCACCGGCCCCTGGAAAGGGTTCCAAGTCCTTTAGTACCCAGCGCTGTCTGGGAATTCCGGGCGTTTCGGCTCCTTGGTCGCAGAGGCAGGAGGCGTGCGTGGCAGGAGGGTTCGGGTTTTATATTCCTAGGTCCTGGGACAGAATAGTTACGACCTCTGGGACAGgaactcttctctcttttgttaaTAAACTTCCAACTCCCTCCTCAGACCCGACCGCATGTCTGTCATGGACCTCGCCAATACTTGCTCCAGCTTTCAGTCGGACCTGGATTTCTGTTCAGATTGCGGCTCGGTCCTGCCTCTGCCCGGGGCTCAGGATACGGTCACCTGTATTCGCTGTGGCTTCAACATCAACGTTCGGGGTGAGAGGCTTGTACGCAGGGGTCCTGGCGGAGGGCGCAGGGTCGGAAGCTTGGGGAACTCAAGATCGGTTGGGTTGAGGAGGAGATCCTAGAGCAGGACATCAGGCGGTTGTACATTTGGTCTAGCGATGAAAACTGAGGGAAAGGATGTAGGGCCTCCTGGCCTAACCAGCCAGGGGAAAGGGGAGGTTTCCGGGTCAGCTCTCTCTGGTTGTCTCCATAACCAGTTCTTACTTGCCTGTGCAGACTTTGAGGGGAAGGTTGTGAAGACTTCGGTTGTGTTCCACCAACTGGGGACAGCCATGCCTATGTCGGTGGAGGAAGGGCCTGAGTGCCAGGGACCTGTGGTAAGCTAATGAGATCAAGAACTGGCTCCATAAGGTGGGTAGGAAAGAAATGGAGGAGTGATTGCAAAGCTCTGGAGAGTTTTGTGCCCAATTCCAAGAGGGAAAAGAGATGTAAACCATCGACGTTTGAGAGGCGTGATCGCCTGATTCCTGTGGGAAGTAAGGGGATATGACCAGGCCTCCCTAACCCACCAGTTTCTTCCCAGGTTGACAGGCGCTGCCCTCGATGTGGTCATGAAGGAATGGCATACCACACCAGACAGATGCGTTCAGCCGATGAAGGGCAAACTGTCTTCTACACCTGTACCAACTGCAAGTGGGTATTCTTTCCCCTACCTCTGCTCAGTCTGTTTGCTAACTAAACAAATccagtgatttatttttttgtactaaATGGCCGTTTCCCTTGGTCtcatcccttatttctgtgcagTTCTGGTAATAGGGAGATTtgtagttgttttttatttttttaagttacacttttttaaacctttttataaCCAGTGAAATAAaccttttaggattttttttttttttttttgacagggtgtcgctctgtcacctagcctggagtacagtgaggcaatcttggctcactgcaacctccgcctcctgggctcaggtaatcctcccacctcagcctccaaagtagctgggaccacagacacatgccaccacgcctggctttttttttttttttttttttttttttctgtatttttagtagagatggggtttctctatgtttcccaggctggtcttgaacttctgagctcaagtgatccacccacctcagcatcccaaagtgctgggattacaggcatgagccaccccgcctgacCTACTTTTAggatatttaaaaggaaatgaagaaaaaaaaaaaaaaacataagaagCAGGTATTGTTTAGTGGTCAGCATCTTATACTGCAGTCTTCAACCGCAGTCAAGGTAGCTTTCTTTGGAGAGAATTAGTCACACATGATTTAGAGAACATGGGCTTTCTGAATGCTTTTAAGACCTCATTTTTGTCTTTGGTGTTCTGCAGTCACTATAGTATATCAAAATAcgattttcttttattctgtttggGATTTGTTGGACTTTCTGAAACtgagagtggatttttttttcatcaacCTTGGAAAATTATCAGCCATCATCTCTTTTAATATTCTCTTTCCCCCATGTTCTCAGTCCTCACATTCTGGACCTCGAATTAGTTACTAGAAAGAGGTTTCTCTCTTCTGTCCTCCATTTCTCTCaccttttcatattttcaatCGCTTTTCTCTTTATGCCACCTTCTGAGTAATTTCTTCAGGTCCCTCTTCCATGTCACTAATTCTGTCTTCAGTTTATttcaagtattattattttttactattgttattattttgagttctatttaattacttttcaaatctcaatttttaaataattatcagttctttaatcatattttaaattgttccttttattattctttaaatatatatttaaaatattaaatatggttATTATATTCTATGTCTCATAATTCTGATATCTGTGGATTTTGTGTGTCTGATGctgctgtcttttgtttctgCTGTCTCTCTCAtagtgctttttttctttgttttgtgatttttgactATAAATTCGAGTTTTTTAGAACTTGAACTGTAGGAATTCTTTGAGGCCTTGGGCGAGTGCTGTATTCTCagcatttgtgtttcttttctagGTGCCTTGAAGCACTATCAAGCTGgaattactttaaataaattcttGGCTTCATGTTTTTTGGAGCAGACAGATAGTATGAATTTGAGCTGCAAATCCATGTAAGGGCTAGCTTATGGTTAGAAATTCTCAGGAGagagttttctctctttctacctACTGAGACAGTCAAATTCCCCTTCTATAgagttgaattttttcttttcttgttcacTTTTACAAGAAAGGGCAGCCTTTTGCAGTTCCCAAATTTATGCACAGGATCTCCTATCAGACCTTATACATTTTGTCCCTCATTTCCTATGCTTCCAGTGACTGTCACAACAGTATAAAGGGCACCATAGTGTCACTGTCACGTTTCATAGGGACATTAGTTTTAACTTCCCTGTCTCGATTTCTGGTTTTACAGAACTTTTAACCAGTGTGCAGATTGCCTTTACTTTCTTGCCATCTCAtcaaaggattaaaaatattcatagtcagatatatcttttaaaagtatttttttcctatcACTGGTTgtcattttaccaaaaaaaaaaaattttaaaataaaaagaagattttttttcccagcGTGTGGCTTGCCTATTTTCTTAACCCTCTTTAAATGAGCAGaagttttaagtttttataaGGTTCagcttatccttttttttttcttttacagctaGTGCTTTCTGtgtcctaagaaatctttgctttgAGGTTATAATTcattggatatatttttaatcCCAGAATTTTTAGTTGTCTTGGAATTAGAATTCGAAGTTTGTTTAGGGGAGCCAGTCCTCAATGATGTCATAAATAAAAGTCCTTCCTTGATTATTTGATTGCATATCTTATCTTATACTACTAGAAACTCATCTTTTGGTGAATATAACAAGTCCTTTCTTTCCTCATAGGTTCCAGGAGAAGGAAGACTCTTGACCTTTTTCCTGGGCAACTCTACAGTCCCTCCCTCCTTTCGGAAGGTGAAAGATACTGGGTTTTTAGATGCCTTGTCCATCCTGTCTGGTTGCAATGTTTTGCTCCCAGAAGAGAATCAGATCATCATGTGGggattaccattgttcctggagTACTCCTACCCTTAGTTGAATTTCCttattaaagttatatttttctataagaCCCTGACATATGTATGTTACTTATAATCTGTCTTATTCCAAAAGGAATTTAAATGAGTTTACAgagatatatttatatgaaaaagaaaagggggaaaaattaGGACAAAAAAGTAGAGTCAGGAATGAGGCTAATATAAACAAAAAGCAATTGTAAGTATTGCCATACTATTTAAATCTATTTGGTTCCTGAGTTTAGGTTAAGAAAAACTAGGAATTTGGATAGTGAGACATTTAACAGAAATTTTAACCAGATCTCTTTAGCATATAAATTTGGACAACAAAAAATCTGATACTAAGTAATGCCACTAAGTGATCACTATAGGTGAGTATTTTATTAGTATTGAGATAAATACAAtacacagttgacccttgaacaacacaggtttgaactgcttGAGTCTAcatatatgtggattttcttctacTTCTGAGACCCATAAGATAGCAGCACATTTAagccctccttttcctcctcctgagcctactcaacatgaaaatgtgatccacttctacttaatgaatagtaaatatattttcttttccttatgattttcttaataatgttttctctagcttacttgaTTGTAAGATTATATGTATtgtaagtatataatacatatacaaaatgtgtTAATCAAcggtttatgttattggtaaggcatCTGGTCaacagtagttaagttttgggggagtcaaaagttatatatgGATTTTTGGCTGTTCAGAGGGTCAGCACCCCTtacccccatgttgttcaaggatgAATTGTATATCTATTATAATAGATTCttatatagaaagaaagaaaaaagtaaagtcaCAAGGAATCCTACTCCACAGAGATAACCAAATTATACTGTATATCTGTgcttgtgtatatgtatgtggctCTGTATATGTGTGTTGCTATatatgtgtttggtttttttaatgGACTAGACATGCTGAACTATatcttgcttttttctgtttgaaCTAAAAACTTTCAAGGGGAACAAATGCATACTCAGGTCCCGCATTCCTTGGCTCAAATAGTGATCAAGGGGTTACTGTAATAATTATCATATAATTGTGTGGCCCTTTATATATATTCAGAGCTCTCAAACATAGCTATCTTGTTTGACCCCCCACAGCAACCTGGAGAATGGGCAGGGCAGTCTTCCCCACTGTACGTTTGAACTGTTCTGGCAGTTGACTTTCCTGACCCACTCCTGAAATCTGAAACAAACCTGTTCATGTTTCTACCCTACTTTAAGCCTTTCTCTGGCCCATAACAGTGATTGGATTCAGCTTAATTTCTTAGCAAAGCATAGAGGTTCTTCCATATAACCACTGCCTACCTGTCAAGCTTCATCTGGCACTCCCTCAGATCCAAGCGGTACAAAACTCCATTTCCTGTAGTGCACACATCTACAACTTTTTAAGCTGCTCTTCTAAAAAAACCTACTTGTCGGCCTTCCTGGTTCTTGTTTTACCACTTTCTTTTGCTCTCTAAGAAacgtgcatatatttttataaaatagccTATACTGTAATTTACGACCATTTCTCTGCTTCATCCTACTCATCACCCCAGAGAGAACGAATATGTTGGCAGTATGTAACTACATTCAGATTTACAAATCAGACATGGCATTTGTTAATGCCCCagtgtttcatatttttgttagttttcagcATGCCTGTCTTTCCTACTAGAGCTAAAAGGCAGGGTCTGAGCGTCTTACGCGCCTCCATCTTCAAGGCGTAGCACAGTGACTGAAAAAAACCCACGTTGAACGTGCACTAAACTGAACTGCTCAAACACCTACAGGCACAGGGCGAGGGGTAGAACCACATCGCTTGACTCTTAAGTGTGTTTCCAACTGCTCCCACTTCCCGTTTTCTTTAGAGAAACCCAGACCAAACAAGGAAAGGGAAATAGGCCACGGTAGGGTCATTACTATTGCTCCTTAAGCTTCCTCGCCGGTCCACCTACCCAGACAAGGCAAACGGAAACCTGCAGCAGGACTCAGCTTGGTGCACACAACTCCGCCCTCGCCACACCCACTCTGCAGCGTCTGGCCCGGCAATACCCATCTGGGCGCCCCTCCTGCTTCCTCTAGGCTGTGAGTACGCCTGCTGCCCCagactctccctcctccacccacacCCGCAGTGACACCCCTTCCGCCAaatttgtttctcttcctttcagCGCCTGCGCGCTGTCACGTTACGGCGGAACTAATCCAGCGACGCCTGCGCTTTGACGCATTTGGTGCCGTGGAAGGGGAAAAGGGGGACTGCAGTATGCGTCACACCCGGAAGCGGCGAGCCGGAAGTGGGGTTGGCCAGGTTATCCCCAGGGGTGGAGAAGCGGAGGCCCAGGAGGAGGGGAAATAAAGAAGGTGGAGGATCCTGGCTACCACTCTGAATCCGATACCGCTTCTCTTAGACCTCAGCGACAGAAAAAGGGAAGGGTGTCTCgtcccccttcctcctctcctccctgtcCTGAGCCTTAGCCATGGCCGAGGCAGGGGCTGGGCTGAGCGAGACCGTCACTGAGACAACGGTTACCGTGACAACCGAGCCCGTGAGAAAGGCGGGGGGGCGGTGCTGTTTAGGGGTCTGGGAGATACTgggagggaggggacagggatTAGAAGAGTTGTTGGAGGAGCTGGGCCTAGGGATATGGGAGGTGTGGGGTTGAATATCTAGGGCTGGGAGAATCGGAAGGTATTGGAGCTATTTGGAGTGGCAGAGATGGTGCAGGAGGCAGGTCAAGGAACTTGTAATAGGGAGGTACAGTTAGGATATAGGTGTTGCTGCTTGGGGTGGGTGGTTATGTGTGTAAGTAATAAGCGAAAGGGAAAGTGAGGATTAAGGAGCCAGGAAGATGTTGGGAGGAAATCAAAGGTAGTGTAAGAAAGCATGGTTGGAGGCCAACTTATCAATATTATCAATATTGATATtcgaataaatatttattgaatggatgAATGTAAAAGGAAGTGGCAGGAATGAGGAAACAAGAAAAGGAGATGAAAAGAGGTATTTTGAGAAATCAGAGAGCAAAGATGTAAATGGAGAAACAAGAAGTATTTATCCAAAAACATGTTAAGTTGCCTTCAAAGGGAGAAGGTTGCATTGGGCTTAATACTCTTGGATTAAAGGAAGTTTAGTAATTAATAGATTAGTAATACTTGCTACTAGAGATGCCAGGATGCCAGAGAATAGGTGGATAAGAGGTAGAGAGGGCTGGAGCTTGAGAATGagagaggttttgtttgtttttttaagagaaaaagaataggGGATctggaaaaaggaagggagatCAAAGATTAGGTGCTGGggactgaaaaataattttcatgtattaataCTACCAAGGATGATTtggggaggaagacagagaaacagcaaggattatattttcctttgaagagtagctgggacctttCCTAGGTTAGGAATTGTGTCTTCTCTTATACTGGTGGTATAAGAACAGGAAATAATACTTATTCCTCAAGGGACTATCTGAGGTAAAAGACCTGTTCTGTTTTATCTTCTGTCAGCTCCTCTGGTGCTATGTCTATGGTACTGATTgagctaaagaagaaaagagaggaggttCCCTGGGAGGGAGTGGGAAAGGTTAGTAAGAGGGGACTAGATAGGTATGCTCATCCTTAACCTTCTAGGAGAACCGGAGCCTTACCATCAAACTTCGGAAACggaagccagagaaaaaggtaGAATGGACAAGTGACACTGTGGACAATGAACACATGGGCCGCCGCTCATCAAAATGTGAGTAATTGTTGGCCCGCAGTAGCCCTGGAGTTCTGGCTCCCTTCAGCATATCTTGTATCTACTCATATCCACTGGCTTTCCAGAAGCCCCCAGATGTTCATAGTTCTGTCACTTTTTTGGTGGTGCTGTGGTATCAGGGAAAGAGGTAGGGAAGGGCTAGAACTGGAATTGCCTAGGTCTGACAGCAAGAAGTGTCAGAGGTGGGAGAAGTGGGGCTTTGAATTCGTGGCTCTCTAAGAGGACAAGAGGGGTGGGGCCTGAGTCCCAGAGGGTGGGCCTGGGGAAGCTGGATCCTGGAAGGTAGGAGAAAATAGGAATTTTCACTGAGTTTGAGTGGGAATGGAACTGACTATATATCTTACCCTTCCTCCTCTTTAACTGGGCTCCTCCCTCTAAATCTAGGCTGCTGTATTTATGAGAAACCTCGGGCCTTTGGCGAGAGCTCCACGGAAAgtgatgaggaggaagaagagggctgTGGTCATACACACTGTGTACGTGGCCACCGCAAAGGACGGCGTCGTGCAACCCTAGGACCGACCCCCaccacccctccccagcctcctgacCCTTCCCAGCCCCCTCCAGGGCCAATGCAGCACTAAATCCCTCTCTCCTCCACCATTCCTGTGTCTGTCTGGCCCTAAATGTATCCATGTGGCTACTTCTCcagccccctccttccctctcttctgcctgatagagggaagaggaagaggaggacgaACAGAGATCCTGGAATTCTGACTTGCTGCTATTCCAGAACCCAGCCTCCTGGGTTTCCCCAGTCCTCATTTTTCCTCCCA
This DNA window, taken from Pan paniscus chromosome 5, NHGRI_mPanPan1-v2.0_pri, whole genome shotgun sequence, encodes the following:
- the POLR1H gene encoding DNA-directed RNA polymerase I subunit RPA12, whose translation is MSVMDLANTCSSFQSDLDFCSDCGSVLPLPGAQDTVTCIRCGFNINVRDFEGKVVKTSVVFHQLGTAMPMSVEEGPECQGPVVDRRCPRCGHEGMAYHTRQMRSADEGQTVFYTCTNCKFQEKEDS
- the PPP1R11 gene encoding E3 ubiquitin-protein ligase PPP1R11 isoform X3: MAEAGAGLSETVTETTVTVTTEPENRSLTIKLRKRKPEKKVEWTSDTVDNEHMGRRSSKCCCIYEKPRAFGESSTESDEEEEEGCGHTHCDGQKQTWM
- the PPP1R11 gene encoding E3 ubiquitin-protein ligase PPP1R11 isoform X2, whose amino-acid sequence is MAEAGAGLSETVTETTVTVTTEPENRSLTIKLRKRKPEKKVEWTSDTVDNEHMGRRSSKCCCIYEKPRAFGESSTESDEEEEEGCGHTHCVRGHRKGRRRATLGPTPTTPPQPPDPSQPPPGPMQH